The following are encoded in a window of Glandiceps talaboti chromosome 5, keGlaTala1.1, whole genome shotgun sequence genomic DNA:
- the LOC144435397 gene encoding uncharacterized protein LOC144435397 — protein MASMKSRPSEKFVQPSELDFSKKSLLKVPLSVCQSDKLTVLDLSHNRLSSLPKEITGLHLLEKFTLRKNKFESIPRFVYQLQCLTHLDFGDNYISSVDDDIDELGGLMKLFLDNNQLSSLPEGFGRLVNMRTLDISGNHISEVPDCVTKLWAMRELRLGKNGIQNVTSELSNLDALEVLDVSDNKLTDVPEVLLEMKNLRQIDLKRNEIKKVPPELVNLKFLESIDLSENQIKTLPDEFCKIWSLKHVNLASNRVKELPGDFTYLEYLKILSLKENKLKQLPVDIDRFSSLTELLDN, from the exons ATGGCTAGTATGAAAAGTAGACCATCAGAGAAGTTCGTGCAACCGAGCGAGCTTGATTTCAGCAAGAAGAGTCTGCTTAAAGTACCGTTGAGTGTTTGCCAAAGTGACAAACTGACCGTTTTAGATCTCAGTCATAACAGACTTAGTAGTCTTCCGAAGGAAATAACCGGTCTTCATCTCCTTGAAAAATTCACCCTTCGCAAAAATAAGTTTGAGTCCATTCCACGATTCGTATACCAGCTTCAATGTTTGACGCATTTAGATTTTGGCGATAATTATATCTCGTCTGTTGATGACGACATAGATGAGTTAGGCGGGCTGATGAAGTTGTTCCTTGACAATAACCAACTTTCTAGTCTCCCTGAAGGCTTTGGTAGACTCGTAAATATGCGGACACTCGACATTAGCGGGAATCACATATCCGAGGTGCCTGACTGTGTAACTAAATTGTGGGCAATGAGAGAACTTCGTCTCGGCAAAAATGGCATACAAAACGTAACATCGGAACTTTCAAACTTAGATGCCTTAGAGGTTCTCGATGTGAGTGACAACAAACTAACAGACGTACCCGAAGTGCTTCTAGAGATGAAGAATCTCAGGCAGATCGATCTCAAgcgaaatgaaataaaaaaggtCCCACCCGAGTtggtaaatttgaaattcttGGAATCGATCGATTTGTctgaaaatcaaattaaaactcTTCCGGATGAGTTTTGCAAAATATGGAGTTTGAAACACGTCAATCTGGCCTCTAATCGCGTGAAAGAACTTCCAGGTGACTTTACGTACTTGGAATATTTGAAAATTCTGAGTCTGAAAGAAAATAAGTTGAAGCAACTTCCTGTCGACATTGATAGATTCTCGTCTTTGACAGAATT GTTAGACAACTAA